Proteins found in one Collinsella aerofaciens genomic segment:
- a CDS encoding phenylalanine--tRNA ligase beta subunit-related protein translates to MKSFIAEDSFWELFPQAAVGVVVVEGMKPTAQISQEDVDAIAALLDRANIDAERHLTSDTISENAPVKAWREAYRLFKTKKGARCSIENLLKRVLKGKPVGHITPAVDIYNTVSLTYALPVGGEDLHAIEGDLRLKVTDGGDAFLPPGEEADDPTLPGELAYIDDAGAVCRCWNWRDGVRTALSDDSADAFLAIECVEPERMGDCQAAIDRLAELLERYLGATVVVKTLVTRDNPCVEL, encoded by the coding sequence ATGAAGAGCTTTATTGCCGAGGATTCATTCTGGGAGCTGTTTCCGCAGGCAGCGGTCGGTGTTGTGGTCGTGGAGGGCATGAAGCCCACGGCTCAGATTTCTCAAGAGGACGTGGATGCGATTGCGGCGTTGCTCGACCGCGCCAATATCGATGCGGAGCGTCATCTGACCAGCGACACTATCAGCGAGAACGCACCGGTCAAGGCATGGCGCGAGGCCTATCGTCTGTTCAAGACCAAGAAAGGCGCGCGCTGCTCGATCGAGAACTTGCTCAAACGCGTGCTCAAAGGCAAGCCGGTGGGCCACATTACGCCCGCGGTGGATATCTACAACACGGTGTCGCTGACCTACGCGCTGCCCGTGGGAGGCGAGGATCTGCATGCGATCGAGGGAGACCTTCGCTTGAAGGTGACCGACGGTGGCGATGCATTCTTGCCGCCTGGCGAGGAGGCGGACGATCCGACGCTGCCCGGCGAGCTCGCCTACATCGATGATGCGGGCGCCGTGTGCCGCTGCTGGAACTGGCGCGACGGCGTTCGCACGGCGCTGTCCGACGATTCGGCCGATGCGTTCTTGGCGATTGAGTGCGTGGAGCCCGAGCGGATGGGGGATTGCCAGGCCGCGATCGATCGCCTAGCCGAGCTGCTCGAGCGCTATCTGGGAGCGACGGTTGTCGTTAAGACGCTTGTGACCCGCGACAATCCCTGTGTGGAGCTGTAG